One part of the Sciurus carolinensis chromosome 4, mSciCar1.2, whole genome shotgun sequence genome encodes these proteins:
- the LOC124982667 gene encoding LOW QUALITY PROTEIN: 60S ribosomal protein L38-like (The sequence of the model RefSeq protein was modified relative to this genomic sequence to represent the inferred CDS: inserted 1 base in 1 codon; substituted 1 base at 1 genomic stop codon) gives MPYEIEEIKDFLLTARQKDAKSVKIKKHKDYMKLKVXCSKYFHTXVLIDKEKPEELKPALHPGVAGKAEMNPGIRHSSELCAAQD, from the exons ATGCCTTACGAAATTGAGGAAATCAAGGACTTTCTGCTCACAGCTAGGCAAAAGGATGCCAAATCTGTCAAGATCAAGAAACATAAGGATTATATGAAGTTAAAAGTTTGATGCAGCAAATACTTTCATA TTGTCCTCATAGACAAAGAGAAGCCAGAGGAACTTAAGCCAGCCCTTCATCCGGGTGTGGCAGGGAAAGCTGAAATGAACCCGG GAATCCGTCACTCCTCTGAATTATGTGCTGCTCAGGACTGA